One genomic region from Pseudomonas sp. R5-89-07 encodes:
- a CDS encoding FUSC family protein, giving the protein MTPLPAPLRWLHSLEWRRGFFDWARSDGVTWVYIFKVLLAAFLTLWLAMRLELPQPRTAMITVFIVMQPQSGQVFAKSFYRFLGTLAGSAVMVLLIALFAQNTELFLGALAIWVGICTAGATRNRNFRAYGFVLAGYTAAMVGLPALAHPDGAFMAAVWRVLEISLGILCSTLVSAAILPQTSSAAMRNALYQRFGVFALFVTDGLRGRSQREGFESTNVRFIAEAVGLEGLRSVTVFEDPHMRRRNGRLSRLNSEFMSITTRFNALHQLLARLRADEADHVVAAIKPGLQDLAEVLDGFSGRALTSPDAARLVSLLSIYKDSLPAKVRSLRAGFQETDPTEAEQLDFHTAYELLYRFVDDLHNYAQTHASLADHRHAREDWDQAYTPKTNWLACAAAGLRASFILIVLGSYWVATAWPSGATMTLIAAATVGLSAATPNPKRMAFQMACGTLIGALVGFVEMFFVFPLIDGFPLLCVMLAPVIIFGAFLASRPQYAGVGVGLLIFFSTGSVPDNLTAYNPYSFINDYIAMVIGMLVCAAAGAIILPPNSRWLWRRLEQDLREQVVYAISGKLKGLASSFESRTRDLLHQAYGLAAGQPQVQRDLLRWMFVVLEVGHAIIELRKEQAILPVHPAYAESQPWRQAIRVMGRSLVRLFLQPSASNLERGLIAVDHAISRVQATDEPFAPHFDTSALRRVKSYLHFIRTSLLDPQSPLAALKGATQGAMNAS; this is encoded by the coding sequence ATGACTCCCTTGCCTGCCCCCCTGCGCTGGCTGCACTCGCTGGAGTGGCGCCGTGGTTTTTTCGACTGGGCGCGCAGCGATGGCGTGACCTGGGTGTACATCTTCAAGGTGCTGCTTGCTGCGTTCCTCACGCTGTGGCTGGCGATGCGCCTGGAACTGCCGCAGCCGCGCACCGCCATGATCACGGTGTTTATCGTGATGCAACCGCAGAGCGGCCAGGTGTTTGCCAAGAGCTTTTACCGCTTCCTCGGCACGCTGGCGGGGTCGGCGGTGATGGTGCTGCTGATCGCGTTGTTTGCGCAGAACACTGAACTGTTCCTCGGCGCCCTGGCCATCTGGGTGGGGATCTGCACCGCGGGTGCCACGCGCAACCGTAACTTTCGCGCCTATGGCTTCGTGCTTGCCGGCTACACGGCGGCGATGGTCGGCTTGCCGGCCCTGGCCCACCCGGACGGCGCCTTTATGGCGGCGGTGTGGCGAGTGCTGGAAATTTCCCTGGGCATTCTCTGTTCGACGCTGGTCAGCGCCGCGATCCTGCCGCAGACCTCCAGCGCCGCGATGCGCAATGCGCTCTATCAACGCTTTGGGGTGTTCGCACTGTTCGTCACCGACGGCCTGCGAGGTCGCAGCCAGCGCGAGGGGTTTGAAAGCACCAATGTGCGCTTTATCGCCGAGGCGGTGGGCCTGGAAGGCTTGCGCAGTGTCACGGTGTTCGAAGACCCGCACATGCGTCGGCGCAATGGCCGCCTCAGTCGCCTCAACAGCGAGTTCATGAGTATCACCACGCGCTTCAACGCGTTGCACCAATTGCTGGCGCGGCTGCGCGCCGACGAAGCCGATCACGTGGTGGCGGCGATAAAGCCCGGCTTGCAGGATTTGGCCGAAGTACTCGACGGCTTTTCCGGCCGAGCCCTGACCAGCCCCGACGCGGCGCGACTGGTCAGCCTGCTCAGCATCTACAAGGACAGCTTGCCCGCCAAGGTGCGCAGCCTGCGCGCGGGTTTCCAGGAAACTGACCCTACCGAAGCCGAACAACTGGACTTTCACACCGCCTACGAGCTGCTGTACCGCTTCGTCGACGACCTGCACAACTATGCGCAAACCCACGCGTCCCTGGCCGATCATCGCCACGCGCGGGAAGACTGGGACCAGGCCTATACGCCGAAAACCAATTGGCTGGCCTGCGCCGCCGCCGGCCTGCGTGCCTCGTTCATCCTGATCGTGCTCGGCAGTTACTGGGTAGCCACCGCCTGGCCCAGCGGCGCCACCATGACCTTGATCGCCGCCGCCACCGTTGGCTTGTCCGCTGCCACGCCCAACCCCAAGCGCATGGCCTTCCAGATGGCCTGCGGCACCTTGATCGGTGCGCTGGTGGGCTTTGTCGAAATGTTCTTCGTGTTTCCCCTGATCGATGGCTTCCCGCTGCTGTGCGTGATGCTCGCGCCAGTGATCATTTTTGGCGCCTTCCTCGCCTCGCGCCCGCAGTACGCCGGGGTCGGCGTGGGGCTGCTGATTTTCTTCAGCACCGGTTCGGTGCCGGACAACCTGACGGCCTACAACCCTTACAGCTTTATCAACGACTACATCGCTATGGTCATCGGCATGCTGGTGTGCGCGGCGGCCGGGGCGATCATCCTGCCGCCCAACAGCCGTTGGCTGTGGCGTCGCCTCGAACAGGACCTGCGCGAGCAAGTGGTGTATGCGATCAGCGGCAAGCTCAAGGGCCTGGCGTCGAGTTTCGAAAGCCGCACCCGTGACCTGCTGCACCAGGCCTATGGCCTCGCCGCCGGCCAGCCGCAGGTGCAGCGCGATCTGCTGCGCTGGATGTTCGTGGTGCTGGAGGTCGGCCACGCGATCATCGAATTGCGCAAGGAACAGGCGATCCTGCCGGTGCATCCGGCGTACGCCGAATCCCAGCCCTGGCGCCAGGCAATCCGCGTAATGGGACGCTCGCTGGTGCGGCTGTTCCTGCAGCCCAGCGCCAGCAACCTGGAGCGCGGGTTGATCGCCGTCGACCACGCAATCAGCCGCGTGCAGGCCACCGATGAACCCTTCGCCCCGCACTTCGATACGTCGGCCCTGCGCCGGGTAAAAAGCTACCTGCACTTTATCCGCACCTCGCTGCTCGACCCGCAATCGCCACTGGCGGCCCTCAAAGGCGCCACGCAAGGAGCCATGAATGCCTCGTGA
- a CDS encoding DUF1656 domain-containing protein yields the protein MPREIAFHGIYMPSMTLMFLIAAALAWALDRCLAGLDLYRFFWHPALLRLSLFVCLFGALALSVYR from the coding sequence ATGCCTCGTGAAATCGCCTTCCACGGCATTTATATGCCGAGCATGACCCTGATGTTCCTGATCGCGGCTGCCCTGGCCTGGGCCCTGGACCGCTGCCTGGCGGGGTTGGACCTGTACCGGTTTTTCTGGCACCCGGCGTTGCTGCGCCTGAGCCTGTTCGTTTGCCTGTTCGGCGCCCTGGCGCTGAGCGTCTACCGTTGA
- a CDS encoding HlyD family secretion protein, whose amino-acid sequence MKKFFSLLATLLVLALAIWIGRTLWVHYMETPWTRDGRVRADIINVAADVTGEVVDVPVRDNQLVKKGDLLMQIDPEHYRIAVKQAQSLVASRKATWEMRKLNAHRRADLDALVISRENRDDASNIADSALADYQHALAQLEAAELNLKRTHVVAAVDGYVTNLNVHRGDYARIGEAKMAVVDMNSFWVYGFFEETKLPHVNVGDKADMQLMSGETLKGHVESISRGIYDRDNPESRELIADVNPTFNWVRLAQRVPVRIHIDEVPDGVLLAAGITCTVIVNPTQN is encoded by the coding sequence ATGAAAAAGTTTTTCAGCCTGCTCGCAACCCTGCTGGTGCTGGCGTTGGCGATCTGGATTGGCCGCACGCTGTGGGTGCACTACATGGAAACACCCTGGACCCGCGACGGCCGTGTGCGTGCCGATATCATCAACGTCGCGGCCGACGTGACCGGCGAAGTGGTGGACGTGCCGGTACGCGATAACCAGTTGGTGAAGAAAGGCGACTTGCTGATGCAGATCGACCCCGAGCACTACCGCATTGCGGTCAAACAGGCGCAGTCGCTGGTGGCTTCACGCAAGGCCACCTGGGAAATGCGCAAGCTCAACGCCCACCGCCGCGCCGACCTCGATGCCCTGGTGATTTCCCGGGAAAACCGCGACGACGCCAGCAACATCGCCGACTCGGCCCTGGCCGATTACCAGCACGCGCTGGCGCAACTGGAAGCGGCTGAACTGAATCTGAAACGCACGCACGTGGTGGCGGCGGTGGACGGCTATGTCACCAACCTCAATGTGCACCGCGGCGACTATGCGCGCATCGGCGAGGCGAAGATGGCCGTGGTAGACATGAACTCGTTCTGGGTCTACGGCTTCTTCGAAGAAACCAAGCTGCCTCACGTGAACGTTGGCGACAAAGCCGATATGCAATTGATGAGCGGCGAGACCCTCAAAGGCCACGTGGAAAGCATCTCCCGTGGCATCTACGATCGCGACAACCCCGAGAGTCGCGAGCTGATCGCCGATGTGAACCCGACGTTCAACTGGGTACGCCTGGCCCAGCGCGTGCCGGTGCGCATTCACATCGATGAAGTGCCGGACGGCGTGCTGTTGGCGGCCGGCATCACCTGCACCGTGATCGTCAATCCAACACAAAACTAA
- a CDS encoding DUF4440 domain-containing protein, with amino-acid sequence MIDYSDFFEEVIQTHVEIEQWFAGVAPEGTLQNLLARFSPEFSMVAPATGTRVNAAGVNALFTRLGGMRPGLKITLSEMSGIDRHARGATVTYREHQIDDSGTQTDRRATVVFEKQASGALLWRHLHETFIKA; translated from the coding sequence ATGATTGACTACAGCGATTTTTTTGAAGAAGTGATCCAGACCCACGTCGAGATCGAGCAATGGTTTGCCGGCGTCGCGCCTGAGGGCACCTTGCAGAATCTGCTGGCGCGCTTCTCGCCGGAGTTCAGCATGGTGGCCCCTGCCACCGGCACAAGGGTCAACGCGGCAGGCGTTAACGCACTGTTCACGCGCCTGGGTGGGATGCGACCCGGCTTGAAAATCACCCTGAGCGAAATGAGCGGAATTGACCGGCATGCACGCGGTGCGACGGTGACCTACCGCGAACATCAGATCGACGACAGCGGCACCCAGACCGATCGACGGGCCACGGTGGTGTTCGAGAAGCAGGCCAGTGGCGCGCTGTTGTGGCGGCATCTGCACGAGACCTTTATCAAGGCCTGA
- a CDS encoding MFS transporter → MTYRSKVAWIFLLGFALDLVNMFVATVAYPDIAVELHASVTQLAWISNAYMLGLTLIIPLSVWLAAMVGERTLIAMSLLLFAGASMLVGQAASIDALIGWRALQGLGGGLLIPVGQAMAYRHFPAAQRSQLTARVMSVALLVPALSPALGGVIVDSLSWRWIFYANLPLALITLALAWLWIKPDVPVTVRPRLALGSLVTPLASPMLRVAMLVYLCIPGVFIGTSLIAILYVRGLGFDATQTGALMLPWALASALAIYLSKKLFNQCGPKPLLLAGMALQCSGILLLNQPALIIPAYALMGLGGSLCSSTAQTLAFLDIPSERMGHASALWNINRQVSFCLGAALLSAVLSTLDSFAITFTIAAALTLLPLFAVLRLDTPSVHALLHPASEPDR, encoded by the coding sequence ATGACCTACCGCTCGAAAGTTGCCTGGATCTTTCTACTGGGCTTCGCCCTGGACCTGGTGAACATGTTTGTCGCCACCGTCGCCTACCCGGATATCGCCGTCGAACTGCACGCCTCGGTCACGCAACTGGCATGGATCAGCAACGCCTACATGCTCGGGCTGACGCTGATCATTCCGTTGAGCGTATGGCTGGCGGCGATGGTGGGCGAACGGACACTGATTGCGATGAGCCTGCTGTTGTTCGCCGGGGCCTCCATGCTGGTGGGCCAGGCCGCAAGCATCGACGCGCTGATCGGCTGGCGCGCCCTGCAAGGCTTGGGCGGCGGCTTGCTGATTCCCGTGGGGCAAGCCATGGCCTACCGACACTTTCCAGCGGCGCAGCGCAGCCAACTGACGGCGCGGGTGATGTCGGTCGCGCTGCTGGTGCCGGCATTGTCCCCGGCGCTGGGCGGGGTGATTGTCGACAGCCTGTCCTGGCGCTGGATCTTCTACGCCAACCTGCCGCTGGCCTTGATCACCCTGGCGCTGGCGTGGCTGTGGATAAAACCTGACGTGCCCGTGACGGTGCGCCCGCGCCTGGCGCTGGGCAGCCTGGTCACACCACTCGCCAGCCCGATGCTGCGCGTGGCCATGCTGGTCTACCTGTGCATTCCCGGCGTATTTATCGGCACCAGCCTGATCGCCATTCTGTACGTGCGCGGCCTAGGCTTTGACGCCACCCAGACCGGCGCGCTGATGCTGCCATGGGCACTGGCCTCGGCACTGGCGATTTACCTCAGTAAAAAACTGTTCAATCAGTGCGGCCCCAAACCGCTGCTGCTGGCGGGCATGGCACTGCAATGCAGCGGCATCCTGCTGCTCAACCAGCCCGCCCTGATTATTCCCGCCTATGCCCTGATGGGCCTGGGCGGCAGCCTGTGCAGCAGCACCGCGCAGACCCTGGCCTTTCTCGATATCCCCAGCGAACGCATGGGGCACGCCAGCGCCTTGTGGAATATCAACCGGCAAGTGAGTTTCTGCCTCGGGGCCGCCCTGCTCAGCGCCGTGCTGTCGACCTTGGATTCTTTCGCCATAACCTTCACGATAGCCGCAGCCCTGACCCTGCTGCCTCTCTTCGCAGTGCTGCGCCTCGATACGCCCAGCGTGCACGCACTGCTTCACCCTGCCAGCGAGCCTGACCGATGA
- a CDS encoding LysR family transcriptional regulator: protein MVSLDRFDTFKAVVEAGSLTAAADLLGQTRAVVSFNLKRLEAELGVTLLTRNTRQLALTDAGERFYLRCTRMLEEAHLAVEEARSEHAQLKGTLRVTTTVEYALAVVAPAVEAFRHLHPDLNIHLSTSSTHADLISERFDVAIRLGRLLDSNHRAVQLSTFEVLAVAAPQFAGVQTLDELEQVPRLGHGRLTALSLTDPAGVEHLYRAGPCALVADSAAVLQAFAVRGHGVAILPHWLVQEDLDAGRLVRVLADHRFAPQGVYAMYPDTRHLPLKVRAFIDFMKG, encoded by the coding sequence ATGGTCAGTCTGGATCGATTCGACACGTTCAAAGCGGTGGTCGAGGCGGGATCGCTCACCGCTGCAGCGGATTTGCTAGGGCAGACGCGGGCGGTGGTCAGCTTCAATCTCAAGCGCCTGGAGGCGGAACTCGGCGTTACCCTGCTCACGCGTAACACCCGCCAGTTGGCACTGACCGACGCGGGTGAACGTTTTTACCTGCGCTGCACGCGCATGCTCGAAGAGGCCCACCTGGCCGTGGAAGAGGCCCGCAGCGAGCATGCCCAGCTCAAAGGTACGCTGCGCGTCACCACCACCGTGGAATATGCCCTGGCCGTGGTGGCGCCGGCGGTGGAAGCCTTCCGGCATCTGCACCCGGACCTGAATATCCACTTATCCACTTCTTCCACCCACGCCGATCTGATTTCCGAGCGTTTTGATGTGGCGATTCGCTTGGGGCGCTTGCTGGACTCCAATCATCGCGCCGTGCAGTTGTCGACATTCGAGGTGTTGGCCGTTGCGGCACCGCAGTTTGCCGGGGTGCAAACCCTGGATGAGTTGGAGCAGGTGCCGAGGCTAGGCCATGGCCGGTTGACGGCATTGAGCCTGACCGACCCGGCTGGCGTCGAGCACCTCTACCGCGCTGGCCCTTGCGCGTTGGTGGCCGACAGCGCTGCGGTCCTCCAGGCATTTGCCGTGCGTGGCCATGGCGTGGCGATTCTGCCGCACTGGCTGGTGCAGGAGGACCTGGACGCGGGGCGGCTGGTGCGCGTACTGGCGGACCATCGATTCGCGCCCCAAGGGGTTTACGCGATGTATCCGGATACACGGCATTTGCCGCTTAAAGTGCGAGCGTTCATCGATTTCATGAAGGGTTAA
- a CDS encoding SDR family oxidoreductase, whose amino-acid sequence MPNVLITGCSSGIGRALADAFKAAGYDVWASARRTDDVAALAAAGFNAMPLDVNDPAALQRLAEQLGELDVLVNNAGYGAMGPLLDGGTEAMQRQFETNVFSIVGVTQALFPALRRSKGLVVNIGSVSGVLVTPFAGAYCASKAAVHALSDALRMELAPFGVRVLEVQPGAINTHFAKNAGAQAELLINEQSPWWPLREGIRARSQASQDKPTPATEFAADVLKAVQRAQPPRLLRAGNGSRALPLMAALLPKALLETVLKKRFGLGGRL is encoded by the coding sequence ATGCCCAACGTACTGATCACCGGTTGTTCCAGCGGCATCGGCCGCGCCCTGGCCGACGCCTTCAAGGCCGCAGGCTACGACGTGTGGGCCAGCGCCCGCCGCACCGACGATGTCGCCGCCCTGGCCGCTGCCGGCTTCAACGCCATGCCGCTGGACGTCAACGACCCTGCTGCCTTGCAGCGCCTGGCCGAACAATTGGGTGAGCTGGATGTGCTGGTCAACAACGCCGGCTACGGCGCCATGGGCCCGCTGCTCGATGGCGGCACCGAGGCGATGCAACGCCAGTTCGAGACCAATGTGTTTTCCATTGTCGGCGTGACACAGGCGCTGTTTCCCGCCTTGCGTCGCAGCAAAGGCCTGGTCGTTAATATCGGCAGCGTCTCCGGTGTATTGGTCACCCCGTTCGCCGGGGCCTATTGCGCATCCAAAGCCGCCGTCCATGCGTTGAGCGACGCCCTGCGCATGGAACTGGCGCCGTTTGGCGTGCGCGTGCTGGAAGTGCAGCCCGGCGCAATCAATACGCACTTTGCCAAAAATGCCGGCGCCCAGGCCGAGCTGTTGATCAACGAACAGTCACCCTGGTGGCCGTTGCGCGAAGGCATTCGTGCGCGCAGCCAGGCCTCCCAGGACAAACCCACTCCGGCCACCGAGTTTGCCGCAGATGTGCTCAAGGCCGTGCAACGCGCGCAGCCACCGCGCCTGTTGCGCGCGGGCAATGGCAGCCGCGCCTTGCCGTTGATGGCGGCGCTGTTGCCCAAGGCGTTACTGGAGACGGTGTTGAAGAAGCGCTTTGGCTTGGGTGGCCGCCTTTAA
- a CDS encoding multidrug transporter, translated as MFFGVLLVITWLVLLLRYPAKALPVSLAALAGLACVAVWVVWLDNREAAQLARLELRISYAAQECPADRPLKLTLNNGNDVPLTELRWRVAAYAPGDTVNLADNVYAAPRYRGPGELQAGATWDDCLPVPPLRPGYRPQTLEFRAERLQGSFSD; from the coding sequence ATGTTCTTTGGTGTGTTGCTGGTCATCACCTGGCTGGTCCTGCTGCTGCGTTATCCGGCCAAGGCCCTGCCGGTCTCCCTGGCCGCGTTGGCAGGCCTGGCCTGCGTCGCCGTCTGGGTGGTGTGGCTGGACAACCGCGAAGCCGCGCAACTGGCCCGCCTGGAACTGCGCATCAGCTACGCCGCGCAGGAATGCCCCGCCGACCGCCCGCTGAAACTGACCCTGAACAACGGCAATGACGTCCCACTGACCGAGTTGCGCTGGCGCGTCGCCGCCTATGCACCGGGCGACACGGTGAACCTGGCCGATAACGTTTACGCTGCCCCCCGCTATCGCGGCCCCGGCGAACTGCAGGCCGGCGCCACCTGGGACGACTGCCTGCCCGTCCCGCCATTGCGCCCCGGCTACCGCCCACAAACCCTGGAGTTTCGTGCCGAGCGCCTGCAAGGCAGTTTCTCGGACTGA
- a CDS encoding mannose-1-phosphate guanylyltransferase/mannose-6-phosphate isomerase, translated as MIPVILSGGSGSRLWPLSRKQFPKQFLALTGEHTLFQQTLERLVFEGMDSPIVVCNKDHRFIVNEQLSARKLECQRILMEPFGRNTAPAVALTAMMLVNEGRDELMLVLPADHVIDDQKALQRALALATVAAERGEMVLFGVPATRPETGYGYIKSTNDSLLPEGVSRVQQFVEKPDEKRAVEFVKSGGYFWNSGMFLFRASRFLEELKKHDPDIYDTCVLTLERSEQTADTVTFDEATFACCPDNSIDYAVMEKTQRACVVPLSAGWSDVGCWASLWAVNDKDANGNVSKGDVVIQDSRNCMVHGNGKLVSVIGLDNIVVVETKDAMMIAHKDKVQGVKQMVNTLNEQGRSETQNHCEVYRPWGSYDSVDMGGRFQVKHISVKPGACLSLQMHHHRAEHWIVVSGTAEVTCDDNVFLLCENQSTYIPIASVHRLRNPGKIPLEIIEVQSGSYLGEDDIERFEDIYGRSTPIERGVSVKTIAQ; from the coding sequence ATGATCCCAGTAATCCTTTCCGGTGGTAGCGGCTCACGTCTTTGGCCGCTTTCCCGTAAACAGTTCCCCAAGCAATTCCTGGCCCTGACCGGCGAGCACACGCTGTTCCAGCAAACCCTGGAGCGCCTGGTATTCGAAGGCATGGACTCCCCCATCGTGGTCTGCAACAAAGACCATCGCTTCATCGTCAACGAACAGTTGAGCGCGCGTAAGCTTGAATGCCAACGCATCCTGATGGAACCGTTCGGCCGCAACACCGCGCCGGCCGTGGCCCTGACCGCGATGATGCTGGTCAACGAAGGCCGTGACGAGTTGATGCTGGTGCTGCCCGCCGACCACGTGATCGACGACCAGAAAGCCCTGCAACGTGCCCTGGCCCTGGCCACTGTGGCAGCCGAGCGCGGCGAAATGGTGCTGTTCGGCGTACCGGCCACGCGTCCGGAAACCGGCTATGGCTACATCAAGTCCACCAACGACTCGCTGCTGCCCGAAGGCGTAAGCCGCGTGCAGCAGTTCGTGGAAAAACCCGATGAAAAACGCGCCGTCGAGTTCGTCAAAAGCGGTGGTTACTTCTGGAACAGCGGCATGTTCCTGTTCCGCGCCAGCCGCTTCCTGGAAGAGCTGAAAAAGCACGATCCAGACATCTACGACACTTGCGTGCTGACCCTGGAGCGCAGCGAGCAGACCGCCGACACCGTGACCTTCGACGAAGCCACCTTCGCCTGCTGCCCGGACAACTCCATCGACTACGCGGTGATGGAAAAAACCCAACGCGCCTGTGTCGTGCCACTGAGCGCCGGCTGGAGCGACGTAGGTTGCTGGGCCTCGCTGTGGGCAGTCAACGACAAGGACGCCAACGGCAACGTGAGCAAGGGTGACGTGGTCATCCAGGACAGTCGCAACTGCATGGTGCACGGCAACGGCAAGCTGGTCTCGGTGATCGGCCTGGACAACATCGTGGTGGTGGAAACCAAGGACGCGATGATGATTGCCCACAAGGACAAGGTCCAGGGCGTCAAGCAGATGGTCAACACCCTCAATGAGCAGGGCCGCAGCGAAACCCAGAACCACTGCGAAGTCTACCGTCCGTGGGGCTCCTACGACTCGGTGGACATGGGCGGGCGGTTCCAGGTCAAGCACATCTCGGTCAAGCCGGGCGCGTGCCTGTCGCTGCAGATGCACCACCACCGCGCCGAACACTGGATCGTGGTCAGCGGCACCGCTGAAGTGACCTGTGACGACAACGTGTTCCTGCTGTGCGAGAACCAGTCCACCTACATCCCGATCGCCTCGGTGCACCGCCTGCGCAACCCGGGCAAGATCCCGCTGGAGATCATCGAAGTGCAATCGGGCAGCTACCTGGGCGAAGACGATATCGAGCGGTTCGAAGATATCTACGGTCGCTCGACGCCGATTGAGCGTGGTGTTTCGGTGAAAACTATCGCGCAGTAA
- a CDS encoding alginate O-acetyltransferase AlgF — protein sequence MTFTTTPRRLAKTLAIAAGLSFVSMSALAGGDAALYGPTAPKGSSFVRIYNASNQEVSATVGSTNLSDVAPLASSDFSFMPGGDYSAKVGSQTVPVKLAADHYYTLVNNSSGQPQLIEEPPFKNKQKSLVRVQNLSDKALTLKTADGKTDVVKSVAAKGRGEREINPVKVSLALYDGDKKVGDVKPVALERGEAAVLYVTGSGSSLSPVWVKRPVSTR from the coding sequence ATGACTTTCACTACAACTCCTCGTCGTCTCGCCAAGACCTTGGCTATCGCCGCCGGCCTGAGCTTCGTATCGATGTCTGCCCTCGCCGGTGGTGACGCCGCGCTCTACGGCCCGACCGCGCCAAAAGGTTCGAGCTTCGTGCGCATCTACAACGCCAGCAACCAGGAAGTCAGCGCCACCGTGGGCAGCACCAACCTCAGCGACGTCGCACCGCTGGCCAGCAGCGACTTCAGCTTCATGCCGGGCGGTGACTACAGCGCCAAGGTCGGTAGCCAGACCGTACCGGTCAAGCTCGCCGCCGATCACTACTACACCTTGGTCAACAACAGCAGCGGCCAGCCGCAACTGATCGAAGAGCCGCCGTTCAAGAACAAGCAGAAATCCCTGGTGCGCGTGCAGAACCTCAGCGACAAGGCCCTGACCCTGAAAACCGCTGACGGCAAGACCGACGTGGTCAAGTCGGTGGCCGCCAAAGGCCGTGGCGAACGTGAGATCAACCCGGTGAAGGTCAGCCTGGCGCTGTATGACGGTGACAAGAAAGTCGGCGATGTGAAGCCGGTTGCGCTGGAACGGGGTGAAGCGGCGGTGCTGTATGTCACCGGTTCCGGTTCGAGCCTGTCGCCAGTCTGGGTGAAACGCCCGGTGTCGACCCGCTGA
- a CDS encoding alginate O-acetyltransferase, which produces MTRSLRVLYIALFLVLLLALGAWSLRSFFGFSTNADATVLNGRWTKAVETHYDDEFPIKRLGTNLWAALDYKLFNEGRPGVVLGRDHWLYSDEEFNPAVNEDQNLQGNYALVEGVRQKLKAQGIQLVMAIVPAKVRLYPEHLGEVKPASVHANLYQDFHARVAADNIIAPDLLGPLQQAKLSGKQVFLRTDTHWTPDGAEIAAKQLAKAIADKTPLSGEPQRFVTEAEKTEPHKGDLRLFLPLDPLFENLMPPKEPLEKRVTHLAQTQGDDALFSDSETPVALVGTSYSANPNWNFVGALKQALGSDVVSYAEDGHGPILPMLSYLKSDDFKNSPPQVLIWEFPERYLPINNEIGDADPAWVAQLKQAGSRQQNMASNTPAFKNQKPETPDRAQN; this is translated from the coding sequence ATGACCCGTTCATTACGCGTCCTCTATATCGCCCTGTTCCTGGTGCTGCTGTTGGCACTGGGGGCCTGGTCGCTGCGCAGTTTCTTCGGCTTCAGCACCAATGCCGACGCAACGGTGCTCAACGGCCGCTGGACCAAGGCCGTCGAGACCCATTACGACGACGAGTTCCCGATCAAGCGCCTGGGCACCAACCTGTGGGCGGCGCTGGACTACAAGCTGTTCAATGAAGGCCGCCCTGGCGTGGTGCTGGGCCGCGATCACTGGTTGTACAGCGACGAAGAGTTCAACCCTGCCGTCAACGAAGACCAGAACCTGCAAGGCAATTACGCGCTGGTCGAAGGCGTGCGCCAGAAGCTCAAGGCCCAGGGCATCCAATTGGTGATGGCGATCGTGCCGGCCAAGGTGCGCCTGTATCCGGAGCATCTGGGCGAAGTGAAACCGGCGAGCGTCCACGCCAACCTGTACCAGGACTTCCACGCCCGTGTCGCGGCGGACAACATCATTGCCCCTGACCTGCTCGGCCCGTTGCAACAGGCCAAGCTGAGCGGCAAGCAAGTGTTCCTGCGCACCGACACCCACTGGACCCCGGACGGTGCCGAAATCGCCGCCAAGCAACTGGCCAAGGCGATTGCCGACAAGACCCCGCTCAGCGGCGAGCCGCAGCGCTTTGTCACCGAAGCGGAAAAGACCGAACCGCATAAAGGCGACCTGCGTCTGTTCCTGCCGCTGGACCCGCTGTTCGAAAACCTGATGCCGCCTAAAGAACCGTTGGAAAAACGCGTCACCCACCTGGCCCAAACCCAGGGCGACGACGCGCTGTTCAGCGACAGCGAAACCCCGGTGGCCCTGGTCGGCACCAGCTACAGCGCCAACCCCAACTGGAACTTCGTCGGCGCCCTCAAGCAAGCCCTGGGCAGCGACGTGGTGAGCTACGCCGAAGACGGCCACGGCCCGATCCTGCCGATGCTCAGCTACCTGAAAAGTGACGATTTCAAGAACAGCCCGCCGCAGGTGCTGATCTGGGAGTTCCCTGAACGCTATCTGCCTATCAACAACGAAATCGGTGATGCCGACCCAGCGTGGGTTGCGCAGCTTAAACAAGCCGGTTCGCGCCAACAGAACATGGCAAGCAACACCCCTGCTTTTAAAAATCAGAAACCCGAGACGCCCGACCGGGCGCAAAACTGA